ACTCGCGCACGACGCCAACAACCTTCTCGGAGCGCTCTCTCTTTATTGCGATCTGCTGGACGCGCCCGGCGTCCTTCAGCCCGAACACAAGCACTACATCGAAGAGCTTCGTCTGCTCTCGGCCCGTTCGAGCAGCCTGATGAATCGGCTCGTCGCCCTCTCCGACGACCGTGACCGCGTCGTGGAGAGGGTTCCCGGCGAAGCGCCGGTGACCCTGCCGACACAGCCCGTCGCCAGCGATGTCCTGCACGCGCTTCGCCCGCTGCTGGAGCCACTTGCTCGCCCCGCGCAGCTTCGCCTGACCACCCCCAGCCGCGCGACGCTGCCTGCCGCGCTTACAGCCGAGATGCTGGAGCGCATGGTCGTCAACCTCGTTCGCAACTCCGCCTCGGCGCTGCGGCGATCGCGGCGCCTCTCTCGCCACATCGACATCACGCTTACGG
Above is a genomic segment from Granulicella cerasi containing:
- a CDS encoding sensor histidine kinase, translating into MQAHSLSNRAASTPLPFAVADTSTAHEVTSSIAEGAGLAHDANNLLGALSLYCDLLDAPGVLQPEHKHYIEELRLLSARSSSLMNRLVALSDDRDRVVERVPGEAPVTLPTQPVASDVLHALRPLLEPLARPAQLRLTTPSRATLPAALTAEMLERMVVNLVRNSASALRRSRRLSRHIDITLTDSCGRLWLTVADNGPGMEMVTAARFAGSTEDAKPGPRGGLGHRILQELAAASGARMELTVHPGQGTIFVYSWARTDLSEQVCQVISIERKCTSC